From a region of the Paenibacillus lutimineralis genome:
- the dhaK gene encoding dihydroxyacetone kinase subunit DhaK, whose protein sequence is MKKIMNKPETLVREMCNGLVLAHPELDFNYKFKVISKKKTNPDKVTLISGGGSGHEPAHAGFVGSGMLDAAVCGDVFASPSQIQVYQAIRNTAGSKGTLLIIKNYSGDIMNFKNAAHLASEDGLEVDYVKVDDDIAVEDSLYTVGRRGVAGTVLVHKVAGAAAEAGLSLLEVKEAALHAIDNVRSLGFAFTSSTVPAKGTPTFQIEDHEMEFGVGIHGEPGIRREELVSADELAKRMVESLLDNLHLNDQTEQEVAVLINGFGATPLQELYLLNNSVIRELTAKNKRVFKTFVGNYMTSIDMAGASVTIMKLDDTLKKWLSAPCDTPTLAVKGPFEPVNYTEVIREEKVAGEVSYKNETDPAAAVIQNDRLSLQNIVYLIDQMSEVIIENEVPFCELDAHAGDGDFGMSVAKGFKQLKVEWNEIITHHQQNIGDFLDACSLVIMEHCGGASGPIWGSGFRAAGKYAQQKQELSVSEVADMMQAVVKGIQDTGERSFGRGAVVGDKTLIDALVPLADQWTKSAEQGDNLKQAAVKAAEAAVQGAQKTAEIVARMGRAGTVGERSIGYPDAGAYALGVIFTELAKAMK, encoded by the coding sequence ATGAAAAAAATTATGAACAAGCCTGAAACCTTGGTTCGGGAAATGTGCAACGGGTTAGTGCTGGCGCATCCTGAACTGGATTTCAATTATAAATTCAAGGTCATTTCCAAAAAGAAGACCAATCCCGATAAAGTGACGCTGATCAGTGGCGGTGGGAGTGGGCATGAGCCCGCTCATGCCGGATTTGTAGGCAGCGGAATGCTGGATGCGGCCGTATGTGGCGACGTATTCGCTTCTCCATCGCAAATCCAGGTATATCAAGCGATTCGCAATACGGCAGGTAGCAAAGGAACTCTGTTGATCATTAAGAACTATAGCGGCGATATTATGAATTTTAAAAATGCAGCTCATCTTGCTAGCGAAGACGGCCTTGAGGTGGATTATGTCAAGGTGGACGATGATATCGCTGTTGAAGATAGTCTCTATACGGTAGGGAGAAGGGGCGTCGCCGGAACGGTACTCGTTCATAAGGTTGCAGGAGCGGCTGCCGAGGCAGGCTTATCATTGCTTGAAGTGAAGGAAGCGGCTCTGCACGCGATTGACAATGTGCGCAGTCTTGGCTTTGCTTTTACCTCCAGCACGGTGCCAGCCAAGGGTACTCCTACCTTCCAAATCGAAGATCATGAGATGGAATTCGGGGTAGGGATTCACGGTGAGCCGGGCATTCGCCGGGAAGAGCTGGTGTCTGCTGATGAATTGGCAAAGCGCATGGTCGAATCGCTGTTGGACAATCTGCACCTCAATGATCAGACGGAGCAGGAAGTCGCCGTATTGATTAACGGGTTCGGTGCTACACCGCTTCAAGAGCTGTATTTGCTGAACAATTCGGTTATTCGGGAATTGACGGCGAAGAACAAGCGGGTGTTCAAGACGTTTGTCGGCAACTACATGACAAGCATTGATATGGCCGGTGCCTCGGTAACCATCATGAAGCTCGACGATACGCTGAAGAAATGGTTGTCTGCACCTTGCGATACACCGACATTAGCGGTTAAAGGCCCGTTCGAGCCGGTAAATTATACAGAGGTCATCCGTGAGGAGAAAGTGGCAGGCGAAGTATCATATAAGAACGAGACCGACCCTGCGGCAGCAGTCATTCAGAACGATCGGCTATCGTTGCAAAATATCGTCTACCTAATCGATCAAATGAGTGAGGTCATTATCGAAAATGAAGTTCCGTTCTGTGAGCTTGACGCTCACGCGGGTGACGGCGACTTTGGAATGAGTGTGGCCAAAGGCTTCAAGCAGTTAAAAGTGGAGTGGAATGAGATTATCACTCACCATCAACAGAATATCGGCGATTTCCTTGACGCCTGCTCGCTCGTTATTATGGAGCACTGCGGCGGGGCCTCTGGACCGATCTGGGGATCGGGCTTCCGGGCCGCCGGCAAGTATGCTCAGCAGAAGCAGGAGCTGTCCGTCAGCGAGGTTGCCGATATGATGCAGGCCGTAGTCAAAGGAATCCAGGATACGGGTGAGAGGTCCTTTGGCCGGGGAGCCGTCGTTGGCGACAAGACACTTATCGATGCGCTTGTGCCGCTTGCGGACCAGTGGACGAAGAGTGCTGAGCAAGGCGATAATCTGAAGCAGGCGGCTGTTAAGGCGGCCGAGGCTGCAGTTCAAGGTGCGCAGAAGACAGCGGAGATCGTAGCCCGGATGGGCCGAGCTGGCACGGTAGGTGAACGGAGCATCGGTTACCCGGATGCTGGTGCGTACGCGCTTGGGGTTATTTTTACGGAGCTGGCGAAGGCAATGAAATAA
- the mtnB gene encoding methylthioribulose 1-phosphate dehydratase — protein sequence MAFAQITLEEKQARLAELKDVKEQLAARGWFPGTSGDLSACVGKYAPDEFYFAITSSAKDKAMHTPEDFLFVDAVGEACETTSLKPSRESLIHAKIYRMTGCSAIFHVHTVFNNLISEFYGDQGFIPVQGNELIKELGIWEENAAIEIPVLPNYVDIPSIAKLVPGAIHSDIPGFVLRNHGIYAWGNSIWEAKRHLEAFEFIFELEYRRLALLR from the coding sequence ATGGCCTTTGCACAAATTACCTTGGAAGAGAAGCAAGCCAGGCTTGCCGAGCTTAAAGACGTAAAAGAACAATTGGCTGCCAGGGGCTGGTTCCCAGGTACAAGCGGCGATTTATCTGCTTGTGTCGGCAAGTATGCTCCAGACGAATTTTATTTTGCGATCACTTCTAGCGCCAAGGATAAAGCGATGCACACACCGGAGGATTTTCTGTTCGTTGATGCTGTGGGCGAAGCTTGCGAGACAACCTCTCTTAAGCCAAGTAGGGAAAGCTTGATTCACGCTAAAATCTACCGAATGACCGGCTGCAGTGCTATTTTCCATGTACATACGGTGTTTAATAATTTGATTAGCGAATTTTACGGGGATCAAGGATTCATCCCCGTGCAGGGCAACGAACTGATCAAAGAGCTCGGAATCTGGGAAGAGAATGCAGCGATTGAAATTCCCGTACTACCTAACTATGTAGATATCCCTTCCATTGCCAAACTGGTGCCCGGAGCCATCCATTCCGATATTCCCGGATTCGTATTGCGCAATCATGGCATTTATGCCTGGGGCAACAGCATCTGGGAAGCCAAACGGCATTTGGAAGCCTTCGAATTTATTTTTGAACTGGAATATCGACGACTCGCCTTGCTTCGATGA
- the proC gene encoding pyrroline-5-carboxylate reductase: MVTNENKNTPNPGTISFYGAGSMAEAIARGLIHNQVAKPASISMLNRSNQERLAYLTNQYGVVTSNQEEQKNKLLEEASIIVLAMKPKDAKDAITAISPHLSKKQLLVSVIAGLSIETIQKLLGFAAPIARTMPNTSSSIGYGATGIAFSDEVSEEQKQQVLTMFEAVGTVSVIPEEEMEILTGVSGSGPAYVYFLMEAMIAAGMEGGLSPEQARELTIQTVLGAAVMMRETGEDPAKLRADITSPNGSTQAALDVLREGSFTETVKAAVRRAEERSREMGQAVKDTLQ; this comes from the coding sequence ATGGTCACTAACGAGAACAAAAACACTCCAAATCCAGGTACGATCAGCTTCTACGGCGCCGGTTCCATGGCCGAAGCGATCGCCCGCGGACTCATTCATAACCAGGTAGCCAAGCCTGCCTCGATATCGATGCTGAATCGCAGCAATCAGGAGCGTCTGGCCTATCTGACGAATCAATATGGAGTAGTCACGAGCAATCAGGAGGAACAGAAGAACAAACTGTTGGAAGAAGCCTCCATCATCGTGCTAGCGATGAAACCGAAGGATGCCAAAGATGCGATCACTGCGATCTCTCCTCACCTCTCGAAGAAGCAGCTGCTCGTCTCCGTCATCGCTGGCTTGTCCATCGAGACGATTCAGAAGCTGCTTGGCTTCGCCGCCCCGATTGCCAGAACGATGCCGAACACCTCAAGCTCCATTGGCTACGGGGCAACCGGGATCGCCTTCTCTGACGAAGTCAGCGAAGAACAGAAACAGCAGGTACTGACGATGTTCGAGGCGGTCGGAACCGTCTCGGTCATTCCGGAAGAGGAAATGGAAATTCTGACCGGTGTTTCAGGCAGCGGCCCGGCCTATGTCTACTTCCTGATGGAAGCGATGATCGCTGCCGGTATGGAGGGCGGGCTGTCGCCAGAGCAAGCGCGGGAATTAACGATACAGACCGTGCTCGGCGCGGCTGTAATGATGCGTGAGACCGGCGAGGACCCGGCCAAGCTGCGCGCAGATATTACATCACCAAATGGCTCGACCCAGGCCGCATTGGATGTACTGCGTGAGGGTAGTTTTACAGAGACAGTCAAAGCCGCCGTCCGCAGAGCAGAGGAACGCTCGCGTGAGATGGGGCAAGCCGTGAAGGACACGTTGCAATAA
- a CDS encoding glutamate-5-semialdehyde dehydrogenase — protein sequence MSEVRQKAQLAGKACSALSGLTTAQKNEALLAAANALVVNNEAIIAANQEDLDRGRSNGTNESLLDRLALNEQRIQGIAEGLRQIVSLPDPIGELLETFERPNGLHIVKRRVPLGVIGMIYEARPNVTVDAIGLCLKTGNAVVLRGGSAAIASNRKIVEIIHEALDSTSIPRDAVQLIEDSNRSSVDEMLKLNGLLDVVIPRGGSSLIQNVVNNATVPVIETGAGICHTYLDATADAVMATDITLNAKVQRPSVCNSMETMLVHQDFAAAHLSALAQRFSEANVELRGCEQTRALVDWAKPATDEDYATEYNDYILNVKIVKDLDEALAHIARFSTKHSECIVTEDLHHAERFLQEVDAAAVYHNASTRFTDGFEFGFGAEIGISTQKLHARGPMGLPALTSTKYIIHGNGQIRG from the coding sequence ATGAGTGAAGTGAGACAGAAAGCACAACTTGCAGGTAAGGCCTGCTCCGCCCTGAGCGGACTGACTACCGCACAGAAGAACGAAGCGCTGCTTGCAGCGGCCAATGCGCTGGTGGTGAACAACGAGGCGATCATTGCCGCAAACCAGGAGGATCTTGACCGCGGACGCAGCAATGGAACAAATGAATCCCTGCTCGACCGACTCGCCCTGAATGAACAGCGCATTCAAGGTATCGCAGAAGGACTGAGACAGATTGTCTCGCTTCCGGACCCAATCGGTGAATTGCTGGAGACGTTCGAACGCCCGAATGGATTGCATATTGTGAAGCGCCGCGTTCCACTTGGCGTCATCGGTATGATCTATGAAGCTCGGCCAAATGTGACGGTTGATGCCATCGGCCTCTGCCTGAAGACGGGTAACGCCGTTGTCCTTAGAGGCGGATCAGCTGCCATTGCCTCCAACCGTAAGATCGTCGAGATCATCCATGAAGCATTGGATTCGACTTCTATTCCACGCGATGCGGTGCAATTGATCGAGGATTCCAACCGTTCCTCGGTGGACGAGATGCTGAAGCTGAATGGCCTGCTTGACGTCGTTATACCTCGTGGCGGCAGCTCACTCATTCAGAACGTTGTTAACAACGCCACCGTTCCGGTCATTGAGACAGGCGCAGGCATCTGTCACACTTATCTGGATGCCACTGCAGATGCAGTGATGGCGACAGACATTACGCTCAATGCCAAGGTACAGCGCCCTTCTGTATGCAACTCGATGGAGACGATGCTCGTTCATCAGGATTTCGCCGCTGCGCATCTGTCTGCTTTGGCGCAGCGCTTCAGCGAAGCAAACGTAGAGCTCAGAGGCTGCGAACAGACGAGAGCTCTCGTTGATTGGGCTAAGCCGGCAACCGATGAGGATTATGCAACTGAATACAACGACTATATTCTTAACGTTAAGATCGTCAAGGATCTGGATGAAGCGCTGGCCCATATCGCCCGCTTCAGCACGAAGCATTCCGAGTGCATCGTGACAGAGGATCTGCATCATGCCGAGCGCTTCCTGCAAGAAGTAGATGCGGCTGCCGTCTACCATAATGCCTCCACCCGCTTCACGGATGGCTTCGAATTCGGCTTCGGCGCTGAGATCGGCATAAGCACACAGAAGCTGCATGCCAGAGGCCCAATGGGACTTCCAGCCTTGACATCAACCAAATATATCATTCACGGCAATGGCCAAATCCGTGGATAA
- the proB gene encoding glutamate 5-kinase has protein sequence MLRRIVVKIGSSSLTSSEGGLNRKAIDFFSSELAALKAENYQILLVTSGAVAAGFREIGYAERPKLLHEKQAAAAVGQALLMQNYREALTVHGVSAAQVLLTRSDFQNRKRMGNASMTLEELLGRGVIPIINENDTVSIDELKFGDNDTLSALVANLIKADQLIILTDMNGLYTQDPRIDPSAQRIDHVQEIDDDIYKIAGGAGTSVGTGGMRSKIDAAKIASRGGVPVFIGKLNQPGQLAQTVNGQGQGTYFEANDSVLPRKKQWLGFLSIPIGTLTVDAGAEEALIHGGRSLLPVGVRESTGHFQAGDVVEVVNPDGEILGRGIVNYDADQMQDIMGLPSSEVVKTMNSVHRLEVIHRDEWISLKA, from the coding sequence ATGCTAAGACGCATCGTTGTCAAAATAGGCAGCAGCTCATTAACCTCTTCGGAAGGGGGATTAAACCGGAAAGCGATCGACTTCTTCTCCTCCGAGCTGGCTGCCCTGAAAGCTGAAAATTACCAGATCCTGCTCGTCACCTCCGGAGCGGTCGCAGCGGGATTCCGCGAGATCGGATATGCCGAGCGGCCGAAGCTGCTGCATGAGAAGCAGGCCGCGGCAGCCGTCGGCCAAGCGCTGCTGATGCAGAACTATCGCGAGGCTCTGACTGTACACGGCGTATCAGCCGCGCAAGTTCTACTAACTCGCTCCGATTTTCAGAACCGTAAACGGATGGGCAACGCCAGTATGACGCTGGAAGAACTGCTTGGCCGAGGTGTCATTCCCATCATCAATGAGAACGATACGGTATCTATTGATGAATTGAAATTCGGTGATAACGACACGTTATCCGCCCTAGTCGCCAATTTGATTAAGGCGGATCAATTGATCATCCTGACGGATATGAACGGACTATATACGCAAGATCCGCGTATTGATCCGTCAGCCCAGCGCATTGACCATGTGCAGGAGATCGATGATGACATTTATAAAATCGCTGGCGGTGCCGGAACCTCTGTCGGAACCGGAGGTATGCGCTCCAAGATCGATGCGGCCAAGATCGCCTCGCGCGGAGGGGTTCCTGTCTTCATCGGTAAGCTCAATCAACCGGGGCAACTGGCGCAAACCGTGAACGGCCAGGGGCAGGGAACCTACTTCGAAGCAAATGACTCGGTGCTGCCACGCAAGAAGCAGTGGCTCGGCTTCCTCTCGATTCCGATCGGTACATTGACGGTCGATGCCGGCGCAGAAGAAGCGCTGATTCATGGGGGACGCAGCCTGCTACCAGTCGGGGTACGTGAATCGACCGGACATTTCCAGGCCGGGGATGTCGTTGAAGTCGTGAACCCGGACGGCGAGATTCTCGGGCGCGGCATTGTGAACTATGATGCTGATCAAATGCAGGACATCATGGGACTGCCAAGCTCGGAGGTTGTGAAGACGATGAACAGCGTCCATCGTCTGGAGGTCATACATCGCGACGAGTGGATTTCATTGAAAGCTTGA
- a CDS encoding ArsR/SmtB family transcription factor, with the protein MNKEQSQFLDISLAQAKLLGSAQRIKIIRAMVDTAKTSKQVADELGESPGSIHYHIQKLYEGGLIDLVNTRTVGGIVEKYYQSKAKWFNTRGANMIDPVLADGYEAASATKISLRMQLSPEQREEMLTEFRSLLEKWVTISSTSKSDDTEEYAIGVNVVSAEKLNQ; encoded by the coding sequence ATGAACAAGGAACAATCGCAGTTTCTAGATATCTCCTTAGCACAGGCGAAGCTACTGGGCAGCGCGCAGCGAATTAAAATTATTAGAGCCATGGTTGACACCGCCAAAACCTCCAAGCAAGTGGCTGACGAATTGGGAGAATCTCCTGGCAGTATCCACTACCATATCCAGAAGTTATATGAGGGTGGGCTGATCGATCTGGTCAACACCCGAACCGTAGGGGGAATCGTGGAGAAATACTATCAATCGAAGGCCAAGTGGTTCAATACCCGGGGGGCCAATATGATCGATCCTGTGCTGGCTGATGGTTACGAAGCAGCTTCTGCGACAAAAATCAGCTTGCGTATGCAGCTCTCGCCTGAGCAAAGGGAAGAGATGTTGACGGAATTCAGGTCCTTGCTTGAGAAATGGGTTACGATCTCCTCGACTTCGAAGTCGGATGATACTGAGGAATATGCAATTGGCGTCAACGTGGTTTCGGCAGAAAAGCTCAATCAGTAA
- a CDS encoding MFS transporter: MEIFKNRNFTLLFVGRILTNIGDSLYAVAAMWLVYNLGGSTLYTGLAGFLSILPRVIQLFSGPITDRVPLRGLLVYTQLCQALLLLIVPFAYYFDFLTVGLVLSITPILTTLNMWFYPAQLSALPKILDKKQLSQGNSLFSIAYQGIEVACNAVSGALIIVLGAVSLYLWNSLGFFIGALLFTQLRIRTSNTNSTNDREKPADKNEGNHSVPARNHVKSYISDMKEGIRLIVATPLSRILFGVIVINAAGGATFTVMPAFANSLGGADIYGFLLMSQACGSLLGAILAPYMKLERVRLGYLFATAFCLAGTVWFLSIFGHYIWLVVLVYGLVWFPGGVTNVIVNTVLQKGVPEKNLGTVFAAASAISGIVMPLGNLIGGSLGVIAASSTVIAGCGITVLIVGICWLLDPVTRRLPAVEQVDTSWFASASPASASASTSI; encoded by the coding sequence GTGGAAATATTTAAAAACCGCAATTTCACATTGCTTTTTGTTGGCCGGATTCTAACGAATATCGGCGATAGCTTATATGCGGTAGCAGCCATGTGGTTGGTATATAACTTGGGAGGCTCAACATTATATACTGGGCTTGCAGGATTTCTATCGATCCTTCCCCGTGTTATTCAACTCTTCTCCGGTCCGATAACTGACCGTGTTCCGCTGCGGGGGCTGCTTGTATATACGCAGTTGTGTCAGGCATTACTGCTGCTTATCGTACCGTTTGCGTATTATTTTGACTTTCTAACCGTTGGCTTGGTCCTCTCCATTACCCCCATTCTTACGACATTAAATATGTGGTTCTATCCGGCGCAGCTCTCGGCTCTTCCGAAAATTCTCGATAAGAAACAACTATCTCAAGGCAACTCCTTATTCTCTATTGCTTACCAAGGTATCGAGGTGGCCTGTAATGCGGTATCCGGGGCTTTGATTATCGTCCTCGGCGCAGTCTCGCTCTACCTATGGAATTCGCTGGGCTTCTTTATTGGAGCTCTGCTATTTACTCAACTAAGAATCAGAACTTCCAACACCAATTCAACGAATGACAGAGAGAAACCTGCTGACAAAAACGAAGGGAATCACTCCGTACCAGCTCGTAATCATGTAAAAAGCTACATATCAGATATGAAAGAAGGAATTAGACTGATCGTTGCTACACCGCTGTCGCGTATTCTGTTCGGCGTAATTGTCATTAATGCGGCCGGGGGAGCTACCTTTACAGTAATGCCCGCTTTTGCAAATAGTCTCGGCGGAGCGGATATCTATGGATTCCTGCTGATGTCGCAGGCCTGCGGAAGCTTGCTGGGAGCTATTCTTGCCCCTTATATGAAACTGGAACGTGTGCGTTTGGGGTATCTTTTTGCCACGGCCTTTTGTCTAGCAGGAACTGTCTGGTTCCTTAGCATATTCGGCCACTATATCTGGCTTGTAGTTTTGGTCTACGGTTTGGTATGGTTTCCGGGGGGAGTGACCAACGTTATTGTTAACACGGTACTGCAAAAAGGCGTGCCAGAGAAAAACCTGGGTACTGTCTTCGCAGCGGCTTCGGCCATTAGCGGTATTGTTATGCCGCTCGGCAATCTGATTGGCGGCAGTCTGGGGGTTATCGCGGCAAGTTCAACAGTGATTGCTGGCTGTGGAATTACTGTACTCATTGTAGGTATATGTTGGCTGCTTGATCCGGTCACCCGAAGACTTCCAGCGGTAGAGCAGGTTGATACATCCTGGTTTGCGTCTGCAAGCCCGGCGTCTGCCTCAGCCTCTACCTCGATATAG
- a CDS encoding cupin domain-containing protein, with protein MSISYMDYTSPNVQFTYDLKNNLFFKKDNQNYINVLSINQLNTLGNNSLLDIFLSNGGTVEPHYHQNASELVYCIAGSAVVSLINPFTNQLLHFPITPGQVANVPQGWWHYEIATRDNTHLLAVFDAPIPEVIFGSDILRLTPANVLADTYCLNEDEVKETLAPITSTIIVGPPKDCKPSGSSNNQKRSNQTTQFQKMPSSTQQGAHQSMPQWTQPIQAYGVPTAPQPVASTFPSPYQTMSQQMQSYSISIRPEWTAMASSYPAYGGPQAGQQSQQAAPLPSPAYPGLPMPPFPR; from the coding sequence ATGTCTATCTCCTACATGGATTATACCTCACCCAATGTCCAATTTACGTATGACTTGAAGAACAACCTGTTCTTCAAGAAAGACAATCAGAATTATATTAATGTCTTGTCAATCAATCAATTGAACACGCTTGGGAACAACTCACTGCTAGATATATTTCTTAGCAATGGCGGCACGGTAGAGCCCCATTATCATCAGAACGCTTCCGAATTAGTCTATTGTATTGCCGGATCGGCCGTCGTCTCACTGATCAACCCTTTCACGAACCAATTACTTCATTTTCCAATCACCCCGGGTCAGGTTGCCAATGTACCACAGGGCTGGTGGCATTATGAAATTGCAACAAGGGATAATACCCATCTGTTAGCCGTATTTGATGCGCCGATTCCTGAGGTTATTTTTGGTTCAGATATTCTAAGATTGACTCCTGCCAATGTGCTAGCTGACACGTACTGTCTGAATGAAGACGAGGTCAAGGAGACGCTCGCCCCTATCACTTCAACCATCATTGTTGGCCCACCCAAAGATTGCAAACCATCCGGCTCCTCAAACAATCAGAAACGCAGCAACCAAACAACACAATTCCAGAAGATGCCAAGCTCTACTCAACAAGGTGCGCATCAAAGCATGCCTCAGTGGACACAGCCGATTCAAGCTTATGGTGTCCCAACAGCTCCTCAGCCTGTAGCTTCCACGTTCCCCTCGCCATACCAGACTATGTCGCAGCAGATGCAGTCCTATTCGATATCAATTAGGCCTGAATGGACAGCAATGGCAAGCAGTTATCCGGCCTATGGAGGTCCGCAAGCAGGACAACAATCGCAGCAAGCAGCCCCGCTCCCATCCCCGGCTTACCCAGGTCTCCCGATGCCGCCGTTCCCACGCTAA
- a CDS encoding carbon-nitrogen family hydrolase: MKIVEDKTMWQIALIQTNISAGDPDRNREVLESKMQQAAEAALKPDIIVLPEMRNTGYALEQIDKLADPEGLASRRWISEFARKFKVHIVAGSVAEKREDKVYNTMLVFDRTGAEVAAYSKIHLFGLMNEDKYMAAGDQAVTFELDGIRAGASICYDIRFPELARTLSLNGAQIMFVPAQWPHPRLQHWRTLLTARAIENQMYVIACNTTGRNGNDYFFGHSAIIDPWGEWIAEGGETEGIITGQLDLTLVHQVRERIPVFKDRRPSAYEL, encoded by the coding sequence ATGAAAATAGTGGAAGATAAGACTATGTGGCAAATTGCTCTAATTCAAACTAACATCAGTGCAGGTGACCCGGATCGGAATCGAGAAGTCCTGGAAAGTAAAATGCAGCAGGCTGCAGAAGCCGCCTTGAAGCCCGATATTATCGTTCTACCTGAAATGCGGAATACGGGATACGCGCTTGAGCAAATTGATAAGCTTGCCGATCCTGAAGGACTGGCGAGCCGGCGCTGGATTTCGGAATTTGCACGCAAATTTAAGGTTCATATCGTTGCCGGATCCGTTGCTGAGAAGAGAGAGGATAAGGTATACAATACGATGCTGGTCTTCGATCGGACGGGCGCTGAAGTAGCGGCCTATTCCAAGATTCATTTGTTCGGACTTATGAATGAGGACAAGTATATGGCGGCAGGAGATCAGGCGGTTACCTTTGAATTGGATGGGATAAGAGCCGGGGCGTCGATCTGTTATGATATCCGCTTCCCTGAACTGGCCCGTACATTGTCGCTGAACGGGGCGCAAATCATGTTCGTGCCGGCCCAGTGGCCGCACCCACGGCTGCAACACTGGCGCACTTTGTTGACCGCACGGGCCATCGAGAATCAAATGTATGTGATCGCCTGCAATACGACTGGCAGAAATGGCAATGATTATTTCTTTGGACATTCGGCGATCATCGATCCCTGGGGGGAATGGATCGCCGAGGGCGGGGAGACAGAGGGGATCATTACCGGCCAGCTCGATCTGACCCTCGTCCATCAGGTGCGAGAACGGATTCCAGTGTTCAAGGATCGCCGACCGTCGGCTTATGAACTGTAG
- a CDS encoding LysR family transcriptional regulator: protein MELRQLQYTLQIAEEKNFSRAADKLHIAQPSLSQQLSKLEQELGVKLFQRNTSTVELTYAGESFIEHARKIMDAVKELRQEMDDISQLRAGRVVIGSMPITGSHLLPYVLPAFKVAYPDIDIVLREDTSLNLEKLTAGGGTDLSLLSLPLQEPTLTYEPIGEEPIDLAVPPQHPLASKAGERNGISLAELKDEPFIVLKKGQGFRKITIDLCRQAGFEPNVVFESNNIETVQSLVAAGMGITLVPHFIARAKRSELIPVYLPLADPAPSRTLVIAYRKGRYLSKAAEAFIETFKQTLAERYSS from the coding sequence ATGGAACTAAGACAGCTGCAATATACCCTACAAATTGCTGAGGAGAAGAATTTCTCACGGGCGGCCGACAAGCTTCATATCGCCCAGCCTTCACTAAGCCAGCAATTATCCAAACTGGAGCAGGAGCTCGGTGTCAAATTGTTTCAGCGCAATACTAGCACGGTGGAGCTGACCTATGCCGGTGAGAGCTTCATTGAACATGCCCGAAAGATTATGGATGCCGTTAAGGAGCTGCGTCAGGAAATGGACGATATCTCCCAGCTTCGCGCCGGCCGCGTCGTGATCGGCAGTATGCCGATTACTGGCTCGCATCTGCTTCCGTATGTACTGCCCGCCTTCAAGGTCGCTTACCCAGACATTGACATCGTACTGCGGGAAGATACCTCACTTAATCTGGAGAAGCTGACGGCTGGCGGCGGCACCGATCTGAGCCTGCTCTCCCTGCCACTGCAGGAGCCGACGCTAACCTACGAGCCGATTGGCGAAGAGCCGATCGATTTGGCAGTTCCCCCTCAGCATCCGCTGGCTAGTAAAGCCGGAGAACGAAATGGAATCTCATTGGCGGAGTTGAAGGACGAGCCCTTCATTGTATTGAAGAAAGGACAAGGCTTCCGGAAAATAACGATAGATCTGTGCCGCCAAGCCGGTTTCGAACCGAACGTCGTATTTGAGAGCAATAACATTGAGACCGTCCAGTCTTTAGTTGCTGCTGGGATGGGAATTACACTCGTTCCCCACTTCATAGCGAGAGCCAAGCGCAGTGAGCTAATTCCCGTGTATCTTCCACTCGCCGACCCTGCTCCTAGTCGGACACTCGTAATCGCCTATCGTAAAGGGCGCTATTTATCAAAAGCTGCAGAGGCCTTCATCGAGACGTTCAAGCAGACTCTGGCAGAACGCTACAGTTCATAA
- the lepB gene encoding signal peptidase I, with protein MRKVWKEVQGWGISIIIGFVLSILIGIFVIQPYKVDGHSMEPTLKDSQRIYAWKIKHTLDKLPKYGDIVIVDSRVDRSRTFMDDFLEHPIINLFSGQADNEIFYVKRVIGLPGDTIEVKEGHVYRNGVQLSEPYIKEQMNLGPAQTWEVPQGDVFVMGDNRNHSNDSRSIGPVPLDHVMGIDFK; from the coding sequence GTGCGAAAAGTATGGAAAGAGGTTCAAGGCTGGGGCATTTCAATCATCATTGGATTTGTGCTTAGCATATTAATTGGAATATTCGTGATTCAACCCTATAAAGTGGATGGTCATTCCATGGAGCCTACGTTGAAGGACAGTCAACGGATCTATGCGTGGAAGATCAAACACACGCTAGATAAGCTTCCTAAGTATGGAGATATCGTTATTGTAGATAGTCGTGTGGACCGGAGCCGTACTTTTATGGATGATTTTTTGGAGCATCCTATCATTAATTTATTTTCTGGCCAAGCGGATAATGAAATTTTCTATGTCAAGAGAGTCATCGGACTGCCGGGTGATACGATCGAGGTTAAGGAAGGCCATGTGTATCGCAACGGGGTTCAGCTAAGCGAACCTTACATAAAGGAACAAATGAACCTGGGTCCGGCTCAAACCTGGGAGGTCCCACAGGGAGATGTTTTCGTGATGGGGGATAACCGCAATCATAGCAATGACAGCCGCAGCATCGGTCCAGTACCGCTGGATCATGTGATGGGAATTGATTTCAAGTAG